The DNA segment GCATGTGCGATGAGCGTGGCCTGGACCCTTGGATTGAAGTGGATGGCGGCATCAAGGCAGAAAACGCCTGGAAAGTAATTGAAGCGGGCGCGAATGCCATCGTTAGCGGTTCTGGTGTTTTCAACCAGCCTGATTACGCCGCAGCAATCACCGGGATTCGCAACAGCAAGCGTCCCGGGGCATGAGCCTCTGAATTGGTTCACAATCTAATTCAGAATCCAGTTCCCTATCCCCCCGCGCATGTGTGCGGGGGGACTCAAATAGGTTTAGCTCCTATCTGTAGTGGAATAAACGCGCTTGGGGTTTAGCTGTCAAAGAACCAGCCGTAGCTGTGCAAGCCAATGCCCAGTAGATTTACACCGATATAGCAAACCACGATAACTACCAAACCTGCTGCGGCTACTAGAGCCGGCTTACGTCCCTGCCAGCCACGGATCAAGCGAGTGTGCAAATAGGCGGCGTAGACGAGCCAGCAGATCAAGGCCCAAGTTTCCTTCGGATCCCAGCTCCACCAGCTGCCCCAGGCCTCGTTGGCCCACACCGCTCCACTTACCAGACCAACCGACAGCAGCAGGAAGCCCACTGTGATCGTGCGGTAGCTGAGGGAATCAAGCTGTTCAACCGCAGGCATGGCAACGCTGCTTAGTTGCAGCTGGGGTGTAGCCAGTTGGGCCTGGCGATAGCCGCCACTGCCGATGGAGCTGCTGCGTAGTTCCAATGAATTGCCGCGGTCAGTGAATAGCACCGCCAACGAAAGCAATGACCCCACCAGCAGGGCCGCGTAGCTGACCATGATCACGCTGACGTGCATCACTAGCCAGCTAGAGCGGAGGGCCGGCACCAGCGGCGAGGCTTCCTGGAGCCGATCAGGTAGGGCAAAGCTGGCAAAAGCAACACAACCGAGGGCCATGGGGGTTGCCGCTGCAGGCACCAACGGCGAAGGCCAGCTGCGCTCAACCAGCAGCTGGGTGAGGGTGCAGCCCCAGGCGAGAAAGCAGAGGGATTCGTAGAGGTTGCTGATCGGGAAATGCCCCGATTCCCACCAGCGCAACACCAATTGGGCCGTGAGGCAGAGATTGGCGCCGGCAACCAGCAGGCGTACCGCCGTGCTCGATCGGCCGCCGCTAAGCGACCAGAAGGCCAGCGGCAGAGCGACCAGCAAGAGGGCAAACGCCGTCAGACCCAGGCCAAGCACTGGGTCGTTCAACAGGGCGGGCACGGGCAATGAATCGGTATCTGCTCAGTTTGGCGAATGGCAGGTGCTGTTAGCGGCTGGCCTGCCGTAACAGATACACGCCGCCACCCAAACCGATCACCACTGGCAGCCAGGCGGAGAAGTAGGGACTGAGCGTCCCCTTGACCCCGAGCGAACTGAAAACAAATGCCACCAGGTAGTAGCCAAAGATCAGCAGGACGCTGAGTCCGAATCCCTGGCTACGGCTGCGCCGCGAATGGGGGCGCACTCCAAGGCTGCTACCAATTAATCCAAACACCAAGCAGACTGCGGGGAAGGCGAACTTCTCCTGGATGCGAACTCGCAGCTTGCGGGCACCTTGCAGATCACTTGCCTCTCTGAGCAGCCGTTCGGCGGTTCGTGCTTGGCCGATTGTCATTGAATTGGAATCCTTTGGCAGCTTGGCAACCTGAAGCGGCTGACTACCCAGCGGATATAGGTAGCGGTCGAAATCAGCTGAAGTGGTGGAGCTGTCCGATCCCTCCGTGACCCCAAAGACATGGCCATCAAGGAATTCCCACTGGGCATCGGCCTCGCTCCAGCGGGCTCGATCGGCACTGAGCAGCACCCGTTGATCTCGGCGTGAAAGGTCTAGCAGGGTGACCCGCTCCATCACTCCTTTATTGAAGCGTTGGGCGTAGAAAAAGTGGGTAAGGCCCCGCTCCGTGCTGCCGTCTTCCGCCTGTATCTCACCGTATTTAGAGAACATGACGTTGTCTTTCTGCTCGCCAGATACGGCACGTCCAATCGCACGGTTGAGGGTGTTTTTGGCCTCGAGCAAGGTGCGCGGCACTATGGCCTCGTTGAAGGTGAAGGTGAGCATGGTCATCACCAGCGCGATAGCAACGGCGGGCACCACCATTCGCCAGGTGGCAACGCCCACGCTGCGCAGGGCGGTGAGCTCACTGTTGCCTGAAAGCTTTGAATAGGTGAGCAACGTGGCCATCAGCGTGGCCATGGGGAAAGAGAGCACAAGAAAGGAGGGCATCTCCAGTACCAGCACCCGCACGGCCACATCTAGGGGCAACCCCGATTCCGCAACCCGGCGGACAAGCTCAAATACGGCACCTACTGAGAGGGAAACGGCGGTGAATGCGGCTACACCGAAAATCAGGGGGCCGATCAGTTCCGCCAGTAGCCAGCGATCAAGCAGGGGTAGGTGGCGCCAAGGGGTCAGCAGCTGCTGGCGTGCGCGATGTGACCAACTCATAGCCGGAAGGATTCTCCGAGGTAGTGGCGGCGAACCAGGGGATCGGAACCCACCTGCTGAGAGCTGCCGGAAGCCAAAATCGATCCTTCAGAAAGGATGTAGGCCCGATCTGTGATCGCCAGGGTTTCGCGCACGTTGTGGTCTGTGATCAGCAGACCCATTCCCCGCCCCTTGAGCTGGTGGATCAACTGCTGCAGGTCTGACACCGCGATTGGGTCTACTCCCGCAAAAGGCTCATCCAGCAGCAGGTAGCTGGGACCTTCCACACCCACAGCCAATGCCCGGGCAACCTCACAGCGCCGCCGCTCACCTCCGGACAACTGGTAGCCCTTGCGGTTTTGAAATTCGCTGAGGTGAAAATCCTCGATTAAGCCATTGAGGCGCTGGCGCCTCAGCTCCATCGGCGTGGCACTTTCTTGCAGGGCAAGGCTCAGGTTGTCACGCACACTTAGCTGCCGAAACACGCTGGGCTCCTGGGGCAAGTAGCCGATGCCTAGGCGGGCACGTTGGGGCATGGGCAGCTGTTCGATTGCCATGCCATCCATCAACACCTGGCCGGAGTCGGGGCGCAATAAGCCAGTCACCAAACCAAAAGTGGTGGTTTTGCCCGCCCCGTTTGGACCAAGCAAGCCCACAACTTCACCAGGCTCCAGCTGCAGCGACACGTGGTTGACCAGCATTCGGCCGCCGATGGCCAGGGCCACATTGACGAGCTCCAGGCTCATGGCGACATGCCTTCTTTTGGTGTTGGCGCATTTATTCGGTAGTGGGTGATCACTTGTTGTCCAGGGGCGGGCTCAGCCACGATTCGCTCCCGCTCCACCAGGTACACCAACCGTTCAGCCCGAATGCTATGACCCGAATCTTGAATTACATCCACATCACCGCTGAGCACCACCCTGCCCTCACGACTGAAGTATTGGGCCTGACGGGCCGTGGCCACTACCCGTTGGTCTGGGTAAACGATGCGCACATTGCCGGTTGCTGTCACAACCCCGGTGCTGTTATCGGCCTTTTGCAAGTCGGATTCAATCGTTACCAGCCCACTGGTGGGAGTCACCAAGGCGGGAGCTGCAAGCGCAGGGGCCAACATTGCCGAGAGGAAAAGGGGCATGGCCATCAGCCGCAAGAGCACGGAGCGCCTAGGGGTAAATAGCAACAGTTGGGTATGAGCCATTGAGTAATTTTTAATCTGTAGAACGGTTACGGGGCGGCGTCTTAACCAATCTGGGCAATTCCAAACCCTCAATTGGAGTCTGCTGCTGCAATGCCAGCAGCCGCTGCATGGATGTGTTGATCAATGCGACTAAATCTATGCCTAGGGCGGTAGGCGAACAAGCCTTAAGGCGGCCTAGACCCTCACCCATCAGGATTGTGGCGCCACGGCAGTTTCCCCGTTCAAGGTGAAGTTCCGCCACGGCGATTTGCAGAATTCCCTGCAAAACTGGCCGCATAGGACCAGCTGTTTCATGCCAGAGGGATTCGAAGCCGTCGTGGCAGGCATACCAATCACCGCTGTTAAACAAGAATATGGCCTCGCCCAGACGGGTGTCGGCCAATAATTCCTGCTCTTCGCTTAAAACCTGCTGCTCAGGGTTCGAGCGCACTGATCAGCGCTTAGCGGCCTTTTTGGAAGGCAGTTTGCGCAATCTGATCGATTGGGGTGTGACCTCAAGCATTTCATCGGGTCCGATGTACTCGAGAGCCCGCTCTAGGGTCATCTGGATAGGTGCCTGCAAGGTGTCAAGCACCTCTGCGCCAGCCGAGCGAATATTGGTAACCTGCTTTGCCTTGCAAACGTTGAGTTCTAGGTCGGGTGGTCGGTTGTGTTCGCCAACAATCATTCCCTTGTAGACCTTGGTACCAGGCGTAATGAAGAACTGGCCGCGATCTTCCGCACCCTTCAGTGCATAGAAGGTGGCTGTGCCTTCCTCAAAGGCAATCAACACGCCATTGCGGCGGTTGTCCATGTCTCCCTGCATCGGCCGGTAGTCGAGGAAGGAGTGGCTCATG comes from the Cyanobium sp. Tous-M-B4 genome and includes:
- the lptB gene encoding LPS export ABC transporter ATP-binding protein, translated to MSLELVNVALAIGGRMLVNHVSLQLEPGEVVGLLGPNGAGKTTTFGLVTGLLRPDSGQVLMDGMAIEQLPMPQRARLGIGYLPQEPSVFRQLSVRDNLSLALQESATPMELRRQRLNGLIEDFHLSEFQNRKGYQLSGGERRRCEVARALAVGVEGPSYLLLDEPFAGVDPIAVSDLQQLIHQLKGRGMGLLITDHNVRETLAITDRAYILSEGSILASGSSQQVGSDPLVRRHYLGESFRL
- a CDS encoding LPS-assembly protein LptD, translated to MPLFLSAMLAPALAAPALVTPTSGLVTIESDLQKADNSTGVVTATGNVRIVYPDQRVVATARQAQYFSREGRVVLSGDVDVIQDSGHSIRAERLVYLVERERIVAEPAPGQQVITHYRINAPTPKEGMSP
- the ccsB gene encoding c-type cytochrome biogenesis protein CcsB, which encodes MPALLNDPVLGLGLTAFALLLVALPLAFWSLSGGRSSTAVRLLVAGANLCLTAQLVLRWWESGHFPISNLYESLCFLAWGCTLTQLLVERSWPSPLVPAAATPMALGCVAFASFALPDRLQEASPLVPALRSSWLVMHVSVIMVSYAALLVGSLLSLAVLFTDRGNSLELRSSSIGSGGYRQAQLATPQLQLSSVAMPAVEQLDSLSYRTITVGFLLLSVGLVSGAVWANEAWGSWWSWDPKETWALICWLVYAAYLHTRLIRGWQGRKPALVAAAGLVVIVVCYIGVNLLGIGLHSYGWFFDS
- a CDS encoding DUF309 domain-containing protein, giving the protein MRSNPEQQVLSEEQELLADTRLGEAIFLFNSGDWYACHDGFESLWHETAGPMRPVLQGILQIAVAELHLERGNCRGATILMGEGLGRLKACSPTALGIDLVALINTSMQRLLALQQQTPIEGLELPRLVKTPPRNRSTD
- a CDS encoding LptF/LptG family permease yields the protein MSWSHRARQQLLTPWRHLPLLDRWLLAELIGPLIFGVAAFTAVSLSVGAVFELVRRVAESGLPLDVAVRVLVLEMPSFLVLSFPMATLMATLLTYSKLSGNSELTALRSVGVATWRMVVPAVAIALVMTMLTFTFNEAIVPRTLLEAKNTLNRAIGRAVSGEQKDNVMFSKYGEIQAEDGSTERGLTHFFYAQRFNKGVMERVTLLDLSRRDQRVLLSADRARWSEADAQWEFLDGHVFGVTEGSDSSTTSADFDRYLYPLGSQPLQVAKLPKDSNSMTIGQARTAERLLREASDLQGARKLRVRIQEKFAFPAVCLVFGLIGSSLGVRPHSRRSRSQGFGLSVLLIFGYYLVAFVFSSLGVKGTLSPYFSAWLPVVIGLGGGVYLLRQASR